In one Chitinophaga sancti genomic region, the following are encoded:
- a CDS encoding amidohydrolase family protein, translating into MKHLILLYIFIAGSLPAMAQETIYPAGKQQETVVLTNATIHVGNGQVIEKGVLTFTNGKITAVGTTAPAQAAGKVIDLQGKHVYPGIIAPVTNLGLTEVESVRATNDFKEVGEIDPSVRALVAYNTDSKVINTIRANGILLAQVTPEGGIISGSSSVVQLDAWNWEDAAYLKDGALHFYMPSLLPPPAPPKDRPASPNNKIKDATEKIDQVRAFFREAKVYLAQGRHAETNLKFEAVRRLFSKDEKLFVHCDIVKEMLVAVDFAKEFGFDVVIVGGTDAWRIAAMLKQANIAVVLKQPHSLPLMQDDDVDQPYKLAYQLQQAGVLFCLSNEGFWQQRNLPFEAGTASAYGLSKEEALSAVTINAAKILGIDKVTGTLETGKDANITISTGDIMDMRSSVITQAFIQGREISLDNKHKQLYERYKFKYGLK; encoded by the coding sequence ATGAAACACCTGATTCTATTATATATTTTTATCGCCGGCTCACTGCCAGCTATGGCGCAGGAAACGATTTATCCGGCAGGGAAACAGCAGGAAACCGTAGTACTGACCAATGCGACCATTCATGTGGGTAACGGGCAGGTCATTGAAAAAGGCGTACTGACCTTTACCAATGGCAAAATCACAGCTGTTGGCACCACAGCACCTGCCCAGGCAGCAGGCAAGGTCATTGATCTGCAGGGCAAACATGTATATCCGGGCATCATTGCGCCGGTAACTAACCTGGGTCTGACCGAAGTAGAGTCTGTAAGAGCTACCAATGACTTCAAGGAAGTAGGGGAAATTGATCCGTCAGTACGTGCACTGGTTGCCTATAATACAGATTCGAAAGTGATCAATACCATCCGTGCTAATGGTATTCTGCTGGCGCAGGTAACCCCGGAAGGGGGGATTATTTCCGGTTCTTCTTCAGTTGTACAGCTGGATGCCTGGAACTGGGAAGATGCTGCTTACCTTAAGGATGGCGCATTACACTTCTATATGCCCAGCCTCCTGCCTCCCCCGGCACCGCCAAAGGACAGGCCGGCTTCACCTAATAACAAGATCAAAGATGCTACTGAGAAGATTGACCAGGTAAGGGCTTTCTTCAGAGAAGCAAAAGTATACCTGGCACAGGGCAGGCATGCAGAAACGAACCTGAAATTTGAAGCGGTACGTCGCCTTTTCTCTAAAGATGAAAAGCTGTTCGTGCATTGTGATATTGTGAAGGAAATGCTGGTGGCGGTGGACTTTGCCAAAGAGTTCGGCTTTGATGTAGTGATCGTAGGCGGAACAGATGCCTGGCGCATAGCAGCGATGCTGAAGCAGGCTAATATTGCAGTCGTGCTGAAACAACCACATTCCCTGCCGCTTATGCAGGACGATGATGTAGACCAGCCTTATAAACTGGCATATCAGTTACAGCAGGCAGGCGTATTGTTCTGCCTGAGCAATGAGGGATTCTGGCAGCAGCGTAACCTGCCTTTTGAAGCAGGTACGGCGAGTGCGTATGGTTTAAGTAAGGAAGAAGCACTGAGTGCTGTGACCATTAATGCGGCTAAGATCCTTGGAATTGATAAGGTAACCGGCACCCTGGAGACGGGAAAGGATGCGAATATTACAATCAGTACCGGTGATATTATGGATATGCGTTCGAGCGTAATTACGCAGGCATTTATCCAGGGAAGGGAAATTAGCCTGGATAATAAACATAAACAGTTGTACGAAAGATATAAGTTTAAGTACGGTTTAAAATAG
- a CDS encoding UDP-glucose dehydrogenase family protein, with translation MKITVVGTGYVGLVTGTCFAETGNDVTCVDIDAAKVSKLSGGKITIYEPGLEKLFERNLKENRLQFTTDLAAGVKDAEVIFLALPTPPGEDGSADLSYILNVAEQLGSIITDYKVIVDKSTVPVGTAEKVQATIAKNCKCEFDVVSNPEFLREGVAVDDFMKPDRVVIGTRSERARKVMGDLFGPFVRQGNPILFMDEKSAELTKYAANSFLATKISFMNEIAILCEKLGADVDMVRRGVGSDDRIGKRFLFPGIGYGGSCFPKDVQALVKSSEDADYEFRILNAVMDVNEKQKLFLLPKIKAYFNNDLKGKHFALWGLAFKPNTDDIREAPALYIIDALVAAGATVTVHDPEAMENVKRLLGDKVSYASHQYDCLNNADALVIATEWSVFRTPDFEKIKSSLNNALIFDGRNLFDVARMQELGFHYESVGRSAASI, from the coding sequence ATGAAAATTACAGTAGTAGGCACCGGGTACGTAGGTTTAGTGACCGGTACTTGCTTCGCTGAAACCGGCAACGATGTTACATGTGTAGACATCGATGCCGCTAAGGTGAGTAAGTTGTCCGGCGGAAAAATTACTATTTACGAGCCCGGACTTGAAAAATTATTCGAACGTAACCTCAAGGAAAACCGCCTGCAGTTCACTACTGACCTGGCAGCCGGTGTGAAAGATGCTGAAGTGATCTTTCTTGCACTCCCGACCCCTCCAGGTGAAGATGGCTCTGCAGACCTTTCTTACATTCTGAATGTAGCTGAACAACTGGGTAGCATCATTACTGACTACAAGGTGATTGTAGACAAAAGTACTGTACCGGTAGGCACTGCCGAAAAAGTACAGGCAACTATTGCTAAGAATTGCAAATGCGAATTCGATGTAGTGTCTAACCCGGAATTCCTGCGCGAAGGTGTTGCTGTCGATGACTTCATGAAACCTGACCGCGTGGTAATAGGTACCCGCTCAGAAAGAGCCCGCAAAGTAATGGGCGACCTGTTCGGGCCATTCGTTCGCCAGGGTAATCCCATCCTGTTCATGGATGAAAAATCAGCAGAACTGACCAAGTATGCTGCCAACTCCTTCCTCGCTACCAAAATCTCTTTCATGAACGAAATCGCCATCCTTTGCGAAAAGCTGGGTGCCGACGTAGACATGGTACGCCGTGGTGTAGGTAGTGACGATCGTATCGGTAAACGTTTCCTGTTCCCTGGCATCGGTTACGGCGGCAGCTGCTTCCCTAAGGATGTACAGGCTCTGGTTAAATCATCAGAAGATGCTGATTATGAATTCAGGATCCTGAACGCAGTAATGGACGTGAACGAAAAACAGAAACTGTTCCTGCTGCCAAAGATCAAAGCATACTTTAACAACGACCTGAAAGGCAAACACTTTGCACTCTGGGGACTGGCTTTCAAGCCAAACACCGATGATATCCGCGAAGCACCCGCTTTGTATATCATAGATGCACTCGTAGCCGCAGGCGCCACTGTAACGGTACATGATCCTGAAGCTATGGAGAATGTAAAAAGACTGCTGGGAGACAAAGTTTCCTACGCCAGCCATCAGTACGATTGCTTAAACAATGCCGATGCATTGGTGATAGCCACAGAATGGAGCGTATTCAGAACACCTGACTTCGAAAAAATCAAGTCAAGCCTGAATAACGCACTTATATTTGACGGTCGTAACCTGTTTGACGTAGCGAGAATGCAGGAACTGGGCTTTCATTATGAGAGCGTAGGCCGCTCAGCTGCCAGCATTTAA
- the rfbB gene encoding dTDP-glucose 4,6-dehydratase — protein sequence MDHTILITGGAGFIGSHVVRLFVNNYPQYKIVNLDALTYAGNLENLNDIKDKPNYTFVKGDITDEAFMDELFRDYKFDGVIHLAAESHVDRSIMDPLAFIKTNVMGTATLLNTARKYWKDNYEGKRFYHISTDEVYGSLGQEGFFTEETSYDPRSPYSASKASSDHFVMAWYHTYHLPVVISNCSNNYGSNHFPEKLIPLAIHNIKNNKPVPVYGKGENVRDWLFVEDHARAIDTIYHKGRIGETYNIGGFNEWKNIDLINLLCIIMDKKLGRAPGTSASLITFVKDRAGHDLRYAIDATKLNKELGWYPSLQFEEGLEKTVEWYLANEEWLEHVTSGAYQDYYSDQYQKR from the coding sequence ATGGACCATACCATCTTAATCACCGGCGGTGCTGGGTTTATTGGATCTCATGTTGTGAGATTATTTGTCAATAATTATCCACAGTATAAGATCGTCAATCTTGATGCACTCACCTACGCCGGTAACCTGGAAAACCTGAATGATATCAAGGATAAACCCAACTACACTTTTGTAAAGGGCGATATTACCGATGAAGCTTTTATGGATGAGTTATTCAGGGATTATAAATTTGATGGTGTAATACATCTGGCCGCCGAGAGCCATGTAGACAGGTCCATCATGGACCCGCTGGCATTCATTAAGACCAACGTAATGGGTACAGCAACCCTGCTGAATACCGCCAGAAAATACTGGAAAGATAATTATGAAGGCAAGCGCTTCTATCACATCTCAACAGATGAAGTATATGGTAGCCTGGGCCAGGAAGGTTTCTTTACCGAAGAAACATCCTACGATCCCCGCTCTCCTTACTCTGCCTCCAAAGCCAGCTCCGACCACTTTGTGATGGCATGGTATCACACATATCACCTGCCTGTAGTGATCTCCAACTGCTCAAACAACTATGGTTCCAACCATTTCCCTGAGAAGCTGATTCCCCTGGCTATTCACAATATCAAGAATAATAAGCCCGTACCTGTATATGGTAAAGGTGAGAACGTACGCGACTGGCTTTTCGTAGAAGACCACGCCCGTGCGATCGATACTATCTACCACAAGGGCAGGATCGGTGAAACATACAACATTGGTGGTTTCAATGAGTGGAAAAATATTGACCTCATTAACCTGCTCTGTATCATCATGGACAAGAAACTGGGCCGTGCACCCGGTACATCCGCAAGCCTGATCACTTTTGTGAAAGACCGCGCCGGCCATGACCTTCGCTACGCTATTGACGCAACTAAACTGAACAAAGAACTGGGTTGGTATCCTTCCCTTCAGTTTGAAGAAGGACTGGAAAAGACCGTGGAATGGTACCTGGCCAACGAAGAATGGCTGGAACACGTCACCAGCGGTGCTTACCAGGACTATTACAGTGATCAATACCAGAAAAGATAA
- a CDS encoding pyridoxamine 5'-phosphate oxidase family protein has product MKRDDAIKKVTEMINDVGVCMLTNIDEHGQVISRPMATADVDKDGNVWFFSNEYSGKVTQISENNELNLIYAHPGHNTYLNIFGIGSIVIDKEKMKQLWTPAVKAWFPDGIDDPKLCLLKIDTKQAWYWDNSSSKMIIFFNMLTAIIRGKQFQDGESGELDLD; this is encoded by the coding sequence ATGAAAAGAGATGACGCCATCAAAAAGGTCACGGAAATGATCAATGATGTAGGCGTATGCATGCTCACGAATATCGATGAGCATGGCCAGGTTATATCGCGACCTATGGCGACTGCGGATGTGGATAAGGACGGAAATGTGTGGTTTTTCAGCAACGAGTACTCGGGGAAAGTCACCCAGATTTCCGAGAACAATGAGCTGAACCTCATTTATGCACATCCCGGCCACAATACGTATCTGAATATTTTCGGTATCGGCAGCATCGTTATCGACAAGGAAAAAATGAAACAACTCTGGACGCCAGCGGTAAAAGCATGGTTCCCGGACGGGATTGATGATCCTAAACTCTGCCTGTTAAAAATAGATACCAAACAGGCCTGGTACTGGGATAACTCCTCCAGTAAAATGATCATCTTCTTCAACATGCTGACAGCAATTATCAGGGGAAAGCAATTCCAGGACGGAGAATCCGGAGAATTAGACCTGGACTAA
- a CDS encoding DegT/DnrJ/EryC1/StrS family aminotransferase: MVPIQMVDLKRQYNKIKPQVDAAMAEVLESAAYINGAPVQKFTSALQDYLGVKHVIPCANGTDALQIAIMALDLQPGDEVITPSFTFIATAEVIALLQLKPVFVDVDPKTFCLDPVAVEKAITPKTKAIVPVNLYGHSADMEPIMALSRKHNIPVIEDNAQAIGGTYTFADGTVKKTGTIGHIGCTSFFPSKNLGCYGDGGALFTNDDALAAKIKMIANHGQSARYYHDMVGINSRLDTLQAVVLNIKLPLLDEYIKARRAVADAYDAAFANHPKITVPYRAANSYHVFHQYTLQLEGADRLALQQYLAEQHVPAMIYYPVPAHKQKMFANFGGANFNLPITDSLTSKVISLPIHTEMDADQLNYIIHSVLSFLNQTSK, from the coding sequence ATGGTACCGATTCAAATGGTGGATCTCAAACGCCAATACAACAAGATTAAACCGCAGGTAGACGCTGCTATGGCGGAAGTTTTAGAAAGTGCAGCTTATATTAATGGTGCGCCAGTACAGAAATTTACTTCGGCCCTGCAAGATTATCTTGGAGTGAAGCACGTAATTCCATGTGCCAACGGAACTGATGCATTACAGATCGCCATCATGGCCCTGGACCTGCAACCTGGCGATGAAGTTATTACTCCTTCCTTTACATTTATAGCAACCGCTGAGGTGATTGCCCTCCTGCAGCTGAAACCAGTTTTCGTTGACGTAGATCCTAAAACCTTCTGCCTGGATCCGGTAGCTGTGGAAAAAGCGATTACGCCAAAGACCAAAGCCATCGTTCCCGTGAACCTATATGGCCATAGTGCTGACATGGAACCTATCATGGCACTTTCCCGCAAGCATAATATCCCTGTTATTGAAGATAATGCCCAGGCAATCGGTGGTACTTACACCTTTGCTGACGGTACTGTGAAGAAAACCGGAACTATCGGTCATATAGGCTGTACTTCCTTCTTCCCTTCCAAAAACCTGGGTTGCTACGGTGATGGTGGTGCCCTGTTCACCAACGATGATGCCCTGGCTGCAAAGATCAAAATGATCGCTAACCATGGCCAGTCTGCCCGTTATTATCATGATATGGTGGGTATCAATTCCCGCCTGGACACACTGCAGGCTGTGGTATTGAACATCAAACTCCCGCTGCTGGACGAATACATCAAGGCTCGTCGTGCAGTAGCCGATGCCTATGATGCAGCATTTGCCAACCATCCTAAGATCACAGTTCCTTACCGTGCGGCAAACAGCTACCATGTATTTCACCAATATACCTTGCAACTTGAAGGTGCTGATCGCCTTGCATTACAACAATATTTAGCAGAGCAACATGTGCCTGCCATGATTTATTATCCCGTACCGGCTCACAAGCAAAAGATGTTTGCCAATTTTGGCGGCGCTAATTTTAACCTGCCTATTACAGACTCTCTGACATCCAAAGTGATCTCCTTACCGATCCACACCGAAATGGATGCAGACCAATTGAATTACATTATTCACTCCGTTCTTTCATTTTTAAATCAAACCTCCAAATGA
- the rfbD gene encoding dTDP-4-dehydrorhamnose reductase: protein MKTVLITGANGQLGQALKQIAGDYPAFSFLYTDYTELDITNEEAVNAFFSEQEIHACINCAAYTAVDKAESEEELAFKLNFEAVMHLANACQANNARFIQISTDYVFDGKKNTPYTEEDDTDAQSIYGSSKLRGEATALGINTDTIVIRTAWLYSQYGVNFVKRMRELMQEKDSLNVVFDQAGTPTYAVDLAQVLLSVLSKAIDAPGTLGGVYHYSNEGVLSWYDFAIAIRDMSGLSCNIQPVTSDKYPTLAKRPAYSVFNKQKIKETFGIEVPYWKESLAVCLKHL from the coding sequence ATGAAGACAGTGCTGATCACCGGTGCCAATGGGCAACTAGGACAGGCTTTGAAGCAAATAGCAGGAGATTATCCAGCCTTCAGTTTTTTATATACAGACTATACAGAGCTGGATATAACAAACGAAGAAGCAGTAAACGCATTTTTCTCTGAGCAGGAAATTCATGCCTGCATCAACTGTGCTGCCTATACAGCAGTAGATAAAGCTGAATCGGAAGAAGAACTGGCATTCAAACTCAACTTCGAAGCGGTAATGCACCTGGCTAATGCTTGCCAGGCAAACAATGCAAGGTTCATTCAGATCTCTACAGACTATGTATTTGACGGTAAAAAAAACACCCCTTATACAGAAGAAGATGATACAGATGCACAAAGCATTTACGGCAGTTCAAAACTCCGTGGTGAAGCCACTGCACTGGGCATCAATACCGATACCATCGTGATCCGCACCGCATGGTTATACAGCCAGTATGGAGTAAACTTCGTAAAGCGTATGCGCGAGCTGATGCAGGAAAAGGATAGCCTGAACGTGGTATTTGACCAGGCAGGTACGCCTACCTATGCAGTAGATCTGGCGCAGGTGCTGCTGTCAGTACTGAGCAAAGCAATCGATGCGCCGGGTACGCTGGGTGGTGTATACCATTACAGCAATGAAGGGGTACTGAGCTGGTACGACTTTGCGATCGCAATCCGGGATATGAGTGGACTGAGCTGTAATATTCAGCCGGTTACTTCCGACAAGTATCCTACTCTGGCCAAACGCCCCGCTTACAGCGTTTTCAACAAACAAAAGATCAAGGAAACATTCGGTATCGAAGTGCCTTATTGGAAAGAGAGTCTGGCAGTCTGCCTGAAACATCTATAA
- the tyrS gene encoding tyrosine--tRNA ligase: MNLIEELRWRGMLQDIMPGTEEQLQKEMTTAYVGFDPTADSLHVGSLVPILLLVHLQRAGHKPLALVGGATGMVGDPSFKAAERKMLDLDTLRHNQAGIKAQLEKFLDFDPSKPNAAEMVNNFDWFQNISFLDFIRDVGKHITVNYMMAKDSVKRRIEGDSGMSFTEFSYQLIQGYDFFHLYTAKNCKLQMGGSDQWGNIVTGTELVRRKANGEAYAFTCPLMKKSDGTKFGKSEGGNVWLDARLTSPYQFYQFWLKATDEDAENYIKIFTLLEKAEVEELIAQHREKPEQRLLQKRLAKEVTTFIHSEKDYEFALQASELLFRNDTAEILQSLTEEQLLDVMNGVPQVETTLAELQENKDVITFAAEKGIFPSKGEARKMLQGGGVSINKKKVEDLAAVVDSSLLLAGKYILFQKGKKNYYLVIAK; encoded by the coding sequence ATGAACCTGATAGAAGAATTAAGATGGCGGGGAATGTTGCAGGATATTATGCCCGGCACAGAGGAACAACTACAGAAAGAGATGACCACAGCCTATGTGGGCTTCGATCCTACAGCAGATTCGCTGCACGTAGGTAGCCTGGTTCCCATCCTGCTGCTGGTACACCTGCAGAGGGCTGGCCACAAGCCACTGGCGCTGGTAGGCGGTGCCACCGGTATGGTGGGTGATCCTTCTTTTAAGGCTGCCGAAAGGAAAATGCTCGATCTGGATACACTCAGACATAACCAGGCAGGTATTAAAGCCCAGCTGGAGAAATTCCTGGACTTTGATCCTTCCAAACCTAATGCTGCTGAAATGGTCAATAACTTCGACTGGTTTCAGAACATCAGCTTCCTGGATTTCATCCGTGACGTAGGTAAGCACATTACTGTCAACTATATGATGGCCAAAGATTCTGTAAAAAGAAGAATCGAAGGCGATAGTGGCATGTCATTCACTGAGTTTTCTTACCAGCTGATTCAGGGATATGACTTTTTCCACCTGTATACTGCTAAGAACTGTAAACTGCAAATGGGCGGTTCTGACCAGTGGGGCAATATCGTAACCGGTACCGAACTGGTAAGACGTAAAGCCAATGGTGAGGCATATGCCTTCACCTGCCCGCTGATGAAAAAGTCTGACGGTACCAAATTCGGTAAATCCGAAGGAGGTAACGTATGGCTGGATGCCCGCCTGACGTCTCCCTATCAATTCTATCAGTTCTGGCTGAAAGCAACTGATGAAGATGCGGAGAACTATATTAAGATCTTCACCCTGCTGGAAAAGGCAGAAGTAGAAGAACTGATCGCACAGCACAGGGAAAAACCTGAACAACGTCTGTTGCAGAAGAGACTGGCAAAAGAAGTAACCACCTTTATCCACAGTGAAAAGGACTACGAGTTTGCACTTCAGGCTTCTGAACTGCTGTTCCGCAACGATACGGCCGAAATACTGCAATCACTGACTGAAGAGCAACTGCTGGATGTCATGAATGGTGTACCACAGGTAGAAACTACCCTGGCTGAACTGCAGGAAAACAAAGACGTGATCACCTTTGCCGCAGAAAAAGGCATCTTCCCAAGTAAAGGAGAAGCCCGCAAAATGCTCCAGGGCGGTGGCGTAAGCATTAATAAAAAGAAAGTGGAAGACCTGGCTGCAGTAGTAGACAGCTCTCTCCTCCTGGCCGGTAAGTATATCCTGTTCCAGAAAGGGAAAAAGAACTACTACCTGGTTATTGCTAAATAA
- a CDS encoding TapB family protein — protein sequence MKKKMFFAAPLVLAAQLLYGQQQDCKSYYFLQNKAEVEMSIYDGNGKLVAQNIEKVLNVNRTANVISSNFSTTLKDENGKELSTGNGKFKCTGSEILLDMQMAMPNIPQLQNMKMEAGSDEIFISYPSTMKEGQALPGGQKEMSGNMNGMEINMTLKISDRKVVGKEKITTPAGTWECFKIGYKLGFSVQMMGTNFPMDLDVNVTEWFAPGFGIVKTDTERQGSVLGSMKITAFKK from the coding sequence ATGAAGAAAAAAATGTTTTTTGCTGCGCCGCTGGTACTGGCGGCTCAGTTATTATATGGCCAGCAACAGGATTGTAAGAGTTACTATTTTCTGCAAAACAAGGCTGAAGTGGAAATGAGTATCTATGACGGGAATGGAAAGCTGGTGGCTCAGAATATCGAGAAGGTATTGAACGTCAACAGAACGGCAAATGTAATTAGCTCAAATTTCTCTACTACCCTGAAAGATGAGAATGGTAAGGAGCTTTCTACCGGAAATGGTAAGTTTAAATGTACCGGCTCTGAAATACTACTGGATATGCAAATGGCTATGCCAAACATTCCACAGTTGCAGAATATGAAGATGGAAGCAGGGAGTGATGAGATCTTTATTTCTTATCCTTCTACTATGAAAGAAGGCCAGGCATTGCCTGGCGGGCAAAAGGAAATGAGTGGGAACATGAATGGTATGGAAATCAACATGACCCTGAAGATAAGCGATCGCAAAGTAGTGGGTAAGGAAAAGATCACGACTCCAGCTGGCACCTGGGAATGCTTTAAGATCGGCTATAAGCTGGGCTTTTCTGTGCAGATGATGGGAACTAATTTCCCAATGGACCTGGATGTAAATGTGACGGAATGGTTTGCCCCGGGCTTTGGGATTGTGAAGACGGATACGGAGCGGCAAGGTTCAGTGTTGGGCAGCATGAAGATTACTGCATTTAAAAAATAG
- the rfbC gene encoding dTDP-4-dehydrorhamnose 3,5-epimerase, which translates to MPFTTTPIPDLLVYEPKVHHDNRGYFFESYSERVFQDAGLDLKFIQDNQARSTYGVLRGLHYQLEPYAQTKLIRALEGKILDVVVDIRTGSPTYGQSFSIELSAENKLQLLVPKGFAHGYVVLSPTAEVMYKVDNFYHKASEGGIIYNDPVLKIDWQIDLSEAIVSDKDQILPTLANCTHNFVYTKPTE; encoded by the coding sequence ATGCCATTTACTACCACACCTATTCCCGATCTGCTGGTTTATGAGCCTAAGGTGCATCATGATAATCGCGGCTATTTCTTTGAAAGTTATTCAGAACGCGTATTTCAGGATGCCGGTCTTGATCTGAAATTCATTCAGGACAACCAGGCCCGTTCTACTTATGGGGTATTGCGCGGTTTGCATTATCAGCTGGAACCTTATGCACAAACCAAATTGATCAGGGCACTGGAAGGTAAGATCCTGGATGTGGTGGTTGACATCCGTACCGGTTCCCCAACCTATGGCCAGTCTTTTTCTATCGAACTCTCTGCCGAAAATAAACTGCAATTGCTGGTGCCAAAAGGCTTTGCCCACGGCTATGTAGTGCTGAGTCCAACAGCAGAGGTCATGTATAAAGTAGACAACTTCTATCACAAAGCCAGCGAAGGCGGTATCATCTACAATGATCCAGTCCTGAAAATCGACTGGCAGATAGACCTGAGCGAGGCTATCGTGTCCGACAAAGACCAGATACTGCCTACACTGGCCAATTGTACACACAATTTTGTATATACTAAACCCACTGAATAA
- a CDS encoding UDP-glucuronic acid decarboxylase family protein — MNKKRILITGAAGFLGSHLCDRFIKEGFLVVGMDNLITGNIKNIEHLFPLPEFEYYHHDVSKFVHVSGPLDYILHFASPASPIDYLKMPIQTLKVSSLGTHNLLGLAKEKKARILVASTSEVYGDPLVHPQTEEYWGNVNPIGPRGVYDEAKRFMESITMAYHNFHGVETRIIRIFNTYGPRMRLNDGRALPAFMSQALTGQDLTVFGDGSQTRSFCYVDDLVEGIYRLLLSDYHLPVNIGNPAEITLKEFAEEIITLTGTSQKIVYQPLPKDDPKQRKPDITKAQEILGWSPKVDRKEGLRITYEYFKEALNK; from the coding sequence ATGAATAAAAAAAGAATTCTGATCACTGGTGCCGCAGGTTTCCTGGGCTCACACCTGTGTGACCGTTTCATAAAAGAAGGTTTTCTGGTAGTCGGAATGGATAACCTCATCACTGGTAATATCAAGAACATCGAACACCTGTTCCCATTACCAGAGTTCGAATACTACCATCATGATGTAAGCAAATTCGTGCACGTATCAGGCCCGCTGGATTATATCCTGCACTTCGCCTCCCCTGCAAGCCCGATTGACTACCTGAAGATGCCGATCCAGACCCTGAAAGTAAGTTCCCTCGGTACCCACAACCTGCTGGGCCTTGCCAAGGAGAAAAAAGCCAGGATACTGGTAGCCTCTACTTCCGAAGTGTATGGTGACCCACTGGTGCACCCACAGACAGAAGAATACTGGGGTAACGTGAATCCAATAGGTCCACGTGGTGTATATGATGAGGCAAAACGCTTCATGGAATCCATCACCATGGCTTATCACAATTTTCATGGTGTGGAAACACGCATTATCCGAATTTTCAATACTTATGGTCCGAGAATGCGACTCAATGACGGCCGTGCATTACCGGCATTCATGAGCCAGGCATTGACCGGGCAGGATCTGACCGTATTCGGAGATGGTTCTCAGACCCGTTCTTTCTGCTATGTAGATGACCTGGTGGAAGGCATTTACCGCCTACTCCTGTCTGATTATCACTTACCGGTAAACATCGGAAATCCGGCAGAGATTACCCTGAAAGAATTCGCGGAAGAAATCATCACACTCACTGGTACCAGTCAAAAGATCGTGTACCAGCCGCTACCCAAAGATGATCCGAAACAACGTAAACCGGACATCACAAAGGCACAGGAGATACTGGGCTGGTCTCCTAAGGTTGACAGAAAAGAAGGTCTGCGTATCACGTACGAATACTTCAAAGAAGCTCTTAACAAATAA